The DNA sequence ACAACCGAATCCATCTGGGCTTGTCTGAAGTGCTCCCACGTAGCCTGTGGGAGGTACATCGAGGAGCATGCACTTAAACACTTTGAAGAAACCAGGCATCCATTGGCAATGGAAGTTAATGATCTGTATGTCTTTTGTTACCTTTGCGAAGATTATGTCTTGAATGATAACCCGGAGGGTGATTTGAAATTGCTGAGAAGTTCTCTGTCAGCAATTAAAAGTCAAAAACATGATCCATCAACGAGAAGTGGCAGGACATTGCGATCGATGGCTTTGGGAGAGGACATGTGCAGCCATCAAAGGAGCCCTCAGGGACAATCTCAGATGCTTACAGCTCTCTGGCACAGGCGCCAGTCCTTGCTTGCGAAGGCGCTGCGGACCTGGTTTGATAAGAGCTCTAGAGGCcagctaaaattaaaacaaaagaaacaaatggaggagttggagaaaaagaaggaggcAGCTAGGCAGCGGCGGCAGGAGATGAAGAGACAGCTTCTGGAGGAGCTGGCAAACACTCCTCCAAGGAAGAGTGCAAGGCTGTTGTCTCACGTGCACAGAGAGAACTTGATTCCAAGGAAATTCAGGGAGGTGGCAACTGCTTCCCCTACCTCAAGGcagatgcagagcagcagattCAAACAGTTTTATTCCATCCGGCGTAAGCCTCTGATGACTCCCGGGGTAACGGGTCTAAGGAACCTGGGAAACACATGTTATATGAATTCTATTCTGCAAGTGCTAAGTCACCTCCAGAAATTTAGAGAATGTTTTTTGACACTTGATCTCTGTGAAACAGAAGAACTCTTAGCCAAAACTGTGAATGGGAAGTCTAGGATGCCTGGCAAATTGGCAAATGGGTCTGCTGCTAATGAGTCAGGGAAGACTGACAAAGTGGGATCATATGGCACGCAGAGCTTGCCAGCTGGCTTAAATGGTGGCTCCTCGATAAGCAGGAGTTTAGAACTAATACAACCCAAGGAACCGAGTTCAAAGCACATCTCCCTCTGTCACGAATTGCACACCCTCTTCAGAGTGATGTGGTCTGGCAAGTGGGCGCTCGTGTCCCCCTTTGCCATGCTGCACTCTGTGTGGAGTCTGATCCCGGCGTTTCGAGGTTACGATCAGCAGGACGCTCAGGAATTTCTCTGCGAGCTGTTGGATAAAGtacagcaggagctggagtCGGAAGGAACGAAGCACAGGATCCTCATCCCTTTCTCACAGAGGAAGCTCACCAAGCAGGTCCTGAAGGTGGTGAACACCATTTTTCATGGGCAGTTGCTTAGTCAGGTatgcagctgcttttgcacAGAAATCAGTTGGAGCCATTCACACCAGGCTCTACTTTTTGAGGAGCCACCAGATACCTAAGATGAATTGCTTAGAAGTGCTCCTGAGAAGGAAATCTGTTGAGTTGCTGTGCAGGTTGTCAGCATTTTCGATTCTTGTCACGTGTATTGTAAATTCAGTTGACTCTTGCCACTTCAGAATGAAAACGGCACAAGTACAGAAGTTCTGAGCTCTTAGTTTTTAagtttttactgtatttttaaagtgtctttgtaatttgttttgcttccatGGCTGGAAAGAATATGATGAAGGACAGAGAGGGCAGTCATCTTGTGCTGTAAAGAATAAGCTGTCTGtgactgtggtttttttttttgcaggcatTTGAAACTCATCTTCAGGTACTGAGCGTGCTTAACGTATGTTTCTGTAGGAGCTGAAAGTGCCTGTCACGGTGCTTGGTCTCTTATTCCTGTGCTGTTCCCTTGTCTGAAACATATTATTCCCCACAAGGCGGACCCCTGAGAGCCCGGTGCATTTTGAAAGTCCTCAACTACCTTTGCTTTCCAGGAGAAATTAAATGTGTGCATAACTTGACACTCAGAGGTTTGCAAGATCAGACCACGAGGAGTATTATATGTGTGCGTTCTCATTACTATTTATATCGTCTTTCTCAGTGCCAGTCTCGCTACGCTTACCACTCATAAGAacttctgtgtgtgtgaaagattaaaaggtgtatttttcaagttaaaGCTTTTGGCTTTTCAGGGAAAGGACGCTTGAAGTCGTGGTTCACGTGAATCATCTTTGCAGTGCACATACTTCTCGTGGACTTCTTAACTACAAGCTCTTTGTTCAGTTGTCTCTTGACTCTGGCAGTTGGTGCGTGTTCTAGATTCAGTGGTAGGTCTGTTAACAGCGTGAAGATGGTCATGGATCAGTGTAATTTATCTGTTACTATGATACACTATAAATAACTTTCCAAGCTATTTATTCTGCTTGTGTAACTCTTGTGTacatgtatttaatttcaaacCCCTCTACGCACAGAAGACTCCTTCCCTATCTGGTAGCTACGAATCCGTCTTGTAGTTACTGGTGCCTTCAGTGGATGAAGCTGCGAGGCTGGAAGTTGGTTTTTGGTGGATGCTTCTCACAGTAACAGAGTCTGACCAGACCAGCTTTCTGGCTTTGTTACCTCCTCACGTTCTCAATTTCTGCCTCTGAGTTTAATTGAAaacttctctgctgtttctaTTTATAATACTCTGGGATGACATAAGAGAACAAGTGCGTCTGAAATCTGTCCTTTCATGCTCTAttcatgaataatttttatatagttAGCAGATGAAACATTAAAGGAAttacacactttgaaatgtgcAAGGAAAGTAGAGAAACTATGGAAGGAAGATTACGTGATAAATGCAAACGTGTACTTTCTGTAGTAGAAAACAGATCCAAGGTGCTTGTTGCCCAACTGTGAATTGGTGTGATACCTGTGATGGTGTTTATCTGAGGAAGTGGATCCCACAGAGGTGAATATTGTCTCAATTTTTTTGAGAATTGAGAAAGTAGTTTAAATTATCTGCTCAAGATagtatcatagaatctttaaggttggaaaagacctctaagattatcaagtccaaccatagACAGCTTGCAGACTGGAAATAAGCAGTGTTTCTCTTGACTCACAGGTCGTCTTTATGTCCGTGAAACTGCCCTGCTGTTTGGGCGTGAGCTGGCTATTTAGATGTGAATGTAAATGCCTGTCCGCAGGTGTACGTGTTCATAACTTCACTTGTGGATCCACATTTCATTCCCAGGTCACCTGCATAACATGCAATTACAAATCCAACACCGTTGAGCCCTTTTGGGATCTTTCCCTGGAATTCCCCGAGCGCTATCACTCTTTCGAGAAAGGGATCGTCCCTGTTAACCAGACAGAGTGCATGCTGACGGAAATGTTGGCCAAATTCACCGAGACCGAAGCTCTGGAAGGGAGGATATATGCATGCGACCAATGCAACAGTAAGTCAgatggatgctgctgctgtctttgcCGTCAGAAGCACTGTCTGTTTTTCTGAGTGAGAGGTTTCTGATGcatgttttgtgtttaaaaacatgtattgtGGCCTATATGTATGTGACAATTGtgttcttcctccctgctcgtgctgttttgtttccccCTGTTGGTAGCTTCTGCTCCTTTGGCACCAGTTTGGATCTGATATGTCACTTTTCTCTTGTCTCCGCCATTCTGCAGCACAATTTACTATGGGTTTAATATGACCCCGTTCAGAACTGCTCTCGCTGCCTGTGTTGGAGCAGAAAGCAACttcaaggtttttttggggggagaggggcttGGATTTAGAAACAGAAGAAGGAATCTTATCCCCTCTGGTTTGCTCATCTCTGTGGgatgcttttataaaaaaagcaggaaaagcttTTATAGCAAGTCATCTATATGCCGCCTGTTCTTGATTGAATCCTTTGACCAGAAATCACAAATGCAGAGTTCTCAAGGTCTGCTGCCAGGGTAGAgtttccatctctctctgtaGGCATTTTGTGCAAGAAGCAATGAACTGACATTATTCTGGGAGTCTCAGGTTAATGTATTACCCCTTATATGAATGCACATGTTTTGCTGCGCTCAGCTAGAAGATGACTTCTGCTTTCCTGTAGTAGGTCTGAGTGTGTAAGGTTATTATAtgcctgaaaataattttagcctTGTGTATAATCATGCAGTTCAGCTACTCTGATAAGCtggatttgaaattttttttcatgcacgTATTTATGGCAAATGTTCATCCCCTTGGGAGGAAAATGCCAATAATTTGACTTACATTGCAACTAAGTGGCTGAAGTAGCAAATATTTGTAGAGATCTGTTCTCTATCAACTTGCAAATCTGTTACCAAACATCTTCACAAAACGTGAGGAGATAATCGTTGACTAGATGTTCTTGAAACAAAGCCAAATATAATTTGAACAGATTCTGATTCACAAATAATGTTCACAAAGTGTCGATATGGATGAATCCAGCTTCAtcttaactttgttttctttgattctTTGGGAAAGCCC is a window from the Balearica regulorum gibbericeps isolate bBalReg1 chromosome 25, bBalReg1.pri, whole genome shotgun sequence genome containing:
- the USP49 gene encoding ubiquitin carboxyl-terminal hydrolase 49 isoform X2, producing the protein MDRCKHVGRLRLAQDHSILNPQKWHCVDCQTTESIWACLKCSHVACGRYIEEHALKHFEETRHPLAMEVNDLYVFCYLCEDYVLNDNPEGDLKLLRSSLSAIKSQKHDPSTRSGRTLRSMALGEDMCSHQRSPQGQSQMLTALWHRRQSLLAKALRTWFDKSSRGQLKLKQKKQMEELEKKKEAARQRRQEMKRQLLEELANTPPRKSARLLSHVHRENLIPRKFREVATASPTSRQMQSSRFKQFYSIRRKPLMTPGVTGLRNLGNTCYMNSILQVLSHLQKFRECFLTLDLCETEELLAKTVNGKSRMPGKLANGSAANESGKTDKVGSYGTQSLPAGLNGGSSISRSLELIQPKEPSSKHISLCHELHTLFRVMWSGKWALVSPFAMLHSVWSLIPAFRGYDQQDAQEFLCELLDKVQQELESEGTKHRILIPFSQRKLTKQVLKVVNTIFHGQLLSQVTCITCNYKSNTVEPFWDLSLEFPERYHSFEKGIVPVNQTECMLTEMLAKFTETEALEGRIYACDQCNSKRRKSSPKPLVLSEAKKQLMIYRLPQVLRLHLKRFRWSERNHREKIGVHVLFDQVLNMEPYCCRDSLSSLDKETFVYDLSAVVMHHGKGFGSGHYTAYCYNTEGGFWVHCNDSKLNVCSVEEVCKTQAYILFYTQRTVQDKARISEKQLQAQEKSLTAGRGSDHDVCRPGSGKVYQAVQF
- the USP49 gene encoding ubiquitin carboxyl-terminal hydrolase 49 isoform X1, translated to MDRCKHVGRLRLAQDHSILNPQKWHCVDCQTTESIWACLKCSHVACGRYIEEHALKHFEETRHPLAMEVNDLYVFCYLCEDYVLNDNPEGDLKLLRSSLSAIKSQKHDPSTRSGRTLRSMALGEDMCSHQRSPQGQSQMLTALWHRRQSLLAKALRTWFDKSSRGQLKLKQKKQMEELEKKKEAARQRRQEMKRQLLEELANTPPRKSARLLSHVHRENLIPRKFREVATASPTSRQMQSSRFKQFYSIRRKPLMTPGVTGLRNLGNTCYMNSILQVLSHLQKFRECFLTLDLCETEELLAKTVNGKSRMPGKLANGSAANESGKTDKVGSYGTQSLPAGLNGGSSISRSLELIQPKEPSSKHISLCHELHTLFRVMWSGKWALVSPFAMLHSVWSLIPAFRGYDQQDAQEFLCELLDKVQQELESEGTKHRILIPFSQRKLTKQVLKVVNTIFHGQLLSQVTCITCNYKSNTVEPFWDLSLEFPERYHSFEKGIVPVNQTECMLTEMLAKFTETEALEGRIYACDQCNSKRRKSSPKPLVLSEAKKQLMIYRLPQVLRLHLKRFRWSERNHREKIGVHVLFDQVLNMEPYCCRDSLSSLDKETFVYDLSAVVMHHGKGFGSGHYTAYCYNTEGGFWVHCNDSKLNVCSVEEVCKTQAYILFYTQRTVQDKARISEKQLQAQVPSKNSDKDRRLTFP